ATTGATTCACGGCCCGGGTGACGTTACTGGGGTTCAAGTAGGTCAGGCTAATCAGTCGATCCTGGGTCATCCGAGGCTGTTCATGTAGGCGTAAGATATAGTAGTACATACTGGCATTCAACCGATAGGGTTGCAACCGCCGATCTAAAGCAATCCGCGTGTAGCGATTGGCAATCGATAACCACTTCAATATATCCGAATCATTGGCTGGGGTAACCATAAACTCAGACTCCTCTCGTTAAAATTACGTGCGCAAGCATATACTAATTGGCGGTAAAAGTCAAGCTAGCCCCTTCGCCTGGCGGTTAGTACGCCCGCCTTGAGCAACGCAAAAACGTGGTAAACCAGGGGGAAGCGCCCTAATTCACCACGTTTGAGTTTTAGTAAGCCAGCGAATTAACGTTCGTCCGCTTAGTCTTAGTTGACGTCCAGAATGGCACCTTAACGACGCCAACGACCTTATCTTGATCGACAAAGCCCCAGTAACGGCTATCGTTCGATACGCTCCGGTGATCCCCCAGAACAAAGTACTTGCCCTTAGGCACTACGGTCACTTTTTTACCCTTGGCCCAGCCATTTTGCTTCGAAATGCTGGCCAGTGTCCAGTTCCCCGTTCCGGAAGTCCGTTCGGCTTCACTAATGAAGCTTTGCTTAATCTTCTTATTATTCACGTAAAGGTAGCCGTTCTCACTCTTGACCGTGTCACCGGATAAACCGATGACCCGCTTGACGTAGTTGGTGTGCGTCTTCGCCGACGGGTCTTCACCGTAAGCGTCAAAGACGATAACGCTCAGGTGCTTCACCTTGGCCGGCTTATAAGCGATAACCTTTTCCGCATTGTCCAGGTTCGGTTCCATGGACGGTCCATCGACCTTGACCCGGGTAAAGACAAACTGTTTAATCACCAACGCGATGGCTAACCCAATCAGAATTGGGATAATCCAACTCATAACTTCCTTTGTTTTTTGCATAGTGTGGCTCCTTATAATCATAGAAATTAATTTCAAACAATAGCGGTCATCATCAACGGCCACTACCGCATTAGAGTAAGCTTAACTGTCTTTAATCTTACCATTTACAACGTAAAATACCCACTTTTTAGCCGAAATTAATCTTTTTGTGAAGAATCTGACCGGACTAGACCGTCCAACGCTTGCAAAATCCCCATTTTCCCGCAATAATAGCCTGTAGCTGGCCAATTTACCAACCGATCCCTGACCGGACGATCCTGGTAAGACCAGGTTACGACTTAACAAGTTCTTTAACGCGACATACTAACCGAAAGGGTGACCTCTTTGAACGCTTCACTAACTCGTGGCCGGCAAATCTGGCTCACACTCCTCCTGGGGACCGTGAGTGCCACCGGCCCGTTAGCTATCGACCTCTACTTACCGGCCCTGCCACAGATGCGGACCCAATTCATGACCAGCGCCTCGTTGATGCAGCTGAGTATTACCAGCTGCCTGATTGGCCTCGCCTTAGGGCAACTCATCGCCGGTCCCCTCTCCGACCAGCACGGGCGGCGACACCCACTCGTCATTGGCTTTATCGTGTTTGGCCTGGTGTCTCTAGCCATTGCCTTTATCCATTCCGTCACCTTGTTAATTACCCTGCGCTTTATTCAGGGGATTGCCGGGGCGACCGGCCAGGTCATTGCCCGCGCCGTCGCCCGTGACCTCTTTAGCGGCAAGAAACTTACGCGTTTTTACGCCATGCTCAACACCGTCAACGGGGTCTTCCCGATTATTGCCCCGATCATCGGGGGCTTCATGATTCGCTACGTCGATTGGGAGGCCGTCTTTATTCTCTTGGCCGTCATCGGTCTAGTCATCGCCGCGGCCGTCTTCTTCGGGCTACACGAAACGCTGCCGGCTGACCAACGGCAAGCGGGGGGCTACCGCGCCTCGTTTGTGGCCATGGGACACTTCTTCACTAACCCCGCCTTTTGGCCCATGATCATCGCTACCGGGTTAGTCTACGGCGGCCTGTTCAGCTACATTTCGGCTTCAACCTTCGTCTTTCAGACCGGCTTCGGTTTACCACCTCAGACCTTCAGCTTGCTCTACGCCCTCAACGGTCTGGGTATCGTGGTGGGAAGTAACCTCCCGGCTCGGTTGGCCAAACGGTATTCGAATCGCCAACAACTCACCGGGCTCCTCCTGGCGGCCCTGGGTGTCAGCGGCCTGTTGCTGGTCTCCTTACTCTTCCCGGCCAACGTCTGGTTGGTCATCGTGTTGGTCTTACTCATGGTCGTGTTAATTGGTGGGTTGCTCACGCTGACCGTGACCCTCATCATGGACCAGGCCTCGCAAAATGCCGGCAGTGCTTCGGCCGTGATTGGCTTAGCCCAAAACACCTTCGGGGGACTTGCTTCACCGTTAGTCGGCATGTCCGGTAGTTCTTACGCCGCCATGGCCGTCATGTTATTCGTTTGCAACGCTGGAGCTTTGGGACTCACGCGTTTCCAACAACATCACGTTTAAAGTTAAAACGACCCGCCTTGCCGTTATCGGCAGTGCGGGTCGTTTTCCTTATTTCTGATAAATAAACACCAGGTGCCGCGCCGTCGACCGTTCCTGACTGAACCGGTAATCCGGATGGTCGAATTGCCGAATCCCCGCCACGTCCGTGACCTGGTGTTCCGCTAAGTACCGGACCATCGCTCCGCGAGCCATCTTAGCGAGCGTCGCCTTGACCTTCACCTGACCGTCAACCAGGCTCCCAAAGGTGACCTCGATGAGTTGGTCTTGCGCCGTCAAATACGGTGTCACGGCCTTGGTGTATTCCTGCGAAGCCAGGTTCACCACGGGACCCTGGTCAAACTGTAGCGCGCGGTACAGCCGCTCCCCCCAAAAGGCGTACAGATCCTGAGCGCCCCCCTACCGCCAACTTGGCCTGCATTTCCAAGCGGTACGGCACCACCCCGTCAAACGGGCGTAGGATGCCGTAGAACCCCGAGAGAATGCGGAGATTTGCTTGGACATAAGCCAGGGCCGGGGCCGTAAATAGGTCGGGCGCCATGTACTGGTACTGAATGCCGCTATAGGCAATTAGTGCGGGCGTGAGTTCGCGGGTCAGCTCAAGCTTATGCAACCAGTCGTAGTTGGGGCGGGCTAGCCGATCGCTACAACGCCACAGCGCCTTCGCCTGCGGGTACGTTAACCGCCGCAATGCGGTTAAAATCTGTTGGGTCTGGGCCAGATACTCGGGCTGGTCCCGCACGGCAAAGTCGTCGGGAGCCACCACCATCTTCTTCGCCGGTGCAATCATGATCTTCACGTCAGTCGCCTCCTTAGAAGTTCAGAATACCACAAAACTAGTCCCCTTAACCGCCTAGCGCGTTGGTGCGCTCCACCAAAAAGCGCCCAGGGTGAAGTGAACCCCTAGGCGCTAATTTTTAAGTTGCAAGTTGTTTGCACCAGAGTCAGCCGGCCG
Above is a window of Levilactobacillus zymae DNA encoding:
- the lepB gene encoding signal peptidase I, with amino-acid sequence MQKTKEVMSWIIPILIGLAIALVIKQFVFTRVKVDGPSMEPNLDNAEKVIAYKPAKVKHLSVIVFDAYGEDPSAKTHTNYVKRVIGLSGDTVKSENGYLYVNNKKIKQSFISEAERTSGTGNWTLASISKQNGWAKGKKVTVVPKGKYFVLGDHRSVSNDSRYWGFVDQDKVVGVVKVPFWTSTKTKRTNVNSLAY
- a CDS encoding MarR family transcriptional regulator is translated as MVTPANDSDILKWLSIANRYTRIALDRRLQPYRLNASMYYYILRLHEQPRMTQDRLISLTYLNPSNVTRAVNQLVNLGYVRKNQSKNDKRVYELSLTRRGNSSILKL
- a CDS encoding multidrug effflux MFS transporter, which produces MNASLTRGRQIWLTLLLGTVSATGPLAIDLYLPALPQMRTQFMTSASLMQLSITSCLIGLALGQLIAGPLSDQHGRRHPLVIGFIVFGLVSLAIAFIHSVTLLITLRFIQGIAGATGQVIARAVARDLFSGKKLTRFYAMLNTVNGVFPIIAPIIGGFMIRYVDWEAVFILLAVIGLVIAAAVFFGLHETLPADQRQAGGYRASFVAMGHFFTNPAFWPMIIATGLVYGGLFSYISASTFVFQTGFGLPPQTFSLLYALNGLGIVVGSNLPARLAKRYSNRQQLTGLLLAALGVSGLLLVSLLFPANVWLVIVLVLLMVVLIGGLLTLTVTLIMDQASQNAGSASAVIGLAQNTFGGLASPLVGMSGSSYAAMAVMLFVCNAGALGLTRFQQHHV